The following are from one region of the Candidatus Margulisiibacteriota bacterium genome:
- a CDS encoding Fic family protein, translating to MKEASEALLNADELKAKLDILRPLSQTQTSRLKKLFDLDLTYNSNAIEGNTLTYSETKLVLREGITIGGKPLREHVEVTNHKAALDYIETLTKRAPYIVSEEEILHVHGLILRGIDDNNAGRYRIEQVYVKRQNRVIQQFPESAMLPTLIQEMLREYRNRSSDLHPIELAALFHLGLVKIHPFVDGNGRTARLLMNLVLMQNGYPPAVIHIEDRVRYISSVEHYCDTGDADIFIVMLVQSVIESLSTYIKTIEGNIVWE from the coding sequence ATGAAAGAAGCAAGCGAGGCATTGTTAAACGCTGATGAACTGAAAGCTAAATTGGATATATTGCGGCCGTTATCACAAACTCAGACGAGTCGGCTGAAGAAGCTTTTTGACCTGGACCTGACCTATAATTCGAATGCTATCGAAGGTAATACCTTGACCTACTCGGAGACCAAGTTGGTATTGCGTGAAGGTATTACTATCGGTGGTAAACCACTTCGCGAGCACGTGGAGGTTACCAATCATAAAGCCGCGCTTGATTATATCGAAACATTGACAAAGCGTGCTCCATACATTGTATCCGAAGAAGAGATCCTCCATGTCCATGGACTGATACTACGAGGAATAGATGATAATAATGCTGGGCGATACAGGATCGAGCAGGTCTACGTTAAGAGACAGAACAGAGTGATTCAACAATTTCCTGAATCAGCCATGCTCCCGACATTAATACAAGAAATGCTGCGGGAATACAGGAATAGATCTTCAGATCTCCATCCTATTGAATTAGCCGCATTGTTCCATCTGGGATTGGTCAAGATACATCCTTTTGTTGATGGCAACGGTCGGACAGCTCGGCTGCTTATGAATCTTGTTTTGATGCAAAATGGCTATCCTCCGGCTGTTATTCATATAGAAGACCGAGTCCGGTACATTTCTTCGGTCGAGCATTATTGTGATACTGGCGATGCAGATATTTTTATCGTTATGCTAGTCCAGTCAGTGATTGAAAGCCTATCGACGTATATAAAAACGATTGAGGGGAATATCGTGTGGGAATAG
- the csm3 gene encoding type III-A CRISPR-associated RAMP protein Csm3 — MKLNEFVELKGKIKLESGLHIGAGNDEIHIGGIDSPVIKNPLTNVPYIPGSSLKGKMRCLLEQYFNKMNIDSPYKLDKIDGDVEKKDIQGLLICKMFGNGGVSPNYNGGPTRLIISDCAMSNDELLRSMNALTEAKYEVVIDRKKGTAKGGGIRQVERVPAGAEFGFRVVMKVFDGDDKEQMKAFLKLGLYLLQMDCLGGGGSRGNGRIAFELDNDTLDDVNFGEYLKQFENWNKA; from the coding sequence ATGAAATTGAATGAATTTGTTGAACTCAAGGGTAAAATAAAACTGGAATCGGGCTTGCATATTGGTGCTGGCAATGATGAGATTCATATTGGGGGTATTGATTCTCCTGTAATAAAAAATCCACTTACTAACGTCCCATATATTCCCGGATCCTCTTTGAAAGGTAAAATGAGATGTTTATTGGAACAGTATTTTAATAAAATGAATATTGATTCTCCTTATAAGTTGGATAAAATTGATGGAGATGTTGAAAAAAAAGATATTCAAGGCTTGTTAATATGTAAAATGTTTGGTAATGGCGGCGTTTCTCCCAATTATAATGGCGGGCCGACCAGATTAATTATTTCGGATTGTGCTATGTCTAATGACGAACTTTTGCGTAGTATGAATGCATTAACTGAAGCAAAATATGAAGTGGTTATTGATCGGAAAAAAGGAACAGCAAAAGGCGGTGGAATACGACAGGTGGAGCGTGTACCGGCTGGAGCAGAGTTTGGGTTTCGAGTGGTTATGAAAGTATTTGATGGCGACGATAAAGAACAGATGAAGGCATTCCTGAAATTAGGGTTATATCTACTTCAGATGGATTGTCTTGGTGGGGGTGGATCACGAGGAAATGGGCGAATAGCTTTTGAATTGGATAATGATACTTTAGATGATGTAAATTTTGGAGAATACCTCAAACAATTTGAGAATTGGAATAAGGCATGA
- the csm5 gene encoding type III-A CRISPR-associated RAMP protein Csm5, which translates to MIKMPFIEIPLEIEVLTPVHIGMGEDYVPTDYVIKNDKLFVVDRDKFTAHLMQFDQRWKEFGAVCRGSGANALMEIKKIITREFEDTLSSYVVTHVGALHTTKEYPEIARIIRTAFYNEPILPGSTVKGAFMTAFVNSGISRFYLDNYSNNLKHDIQHDMPNVIGQMISVSDFDVIGSLDCCGIKTAHYSHQKPAKPKQLGNLEYVIKNTKFVGKVRLTRLIGGYSSKYKEITGKDVDKFSNDFFEYLNDFYAYDVKVKETKELYYDGLNFDLPDKSPGTAFFKLGLHSGAYSRTLHPDQEITVKNRSNREKIQTTIWTIDNLPMAWCAIKAIDESSYRDYRKEVSIRRENYEDQLHDSRRLASLSMEKVRARHEEEQRRVDEGKKLDLLKKQEAELEKKKLDDMSDFDRLIYQISHFDSSETNINIVMNEFNKIDAYKENNKTNLAKAIKDYFCMVGKWAGKLSDKQQKKVDKIKSILQE; encoded by the coding sequence ATGATAAAAATGCCATTTATTGAAATACCACTGGAAATCGAAGTGTTGACCCCTGTGCATATCGGGATGGGAGAAGATTATGTTCCTACAGATTATGTAATCAAAAACGATAAATTATTTGTTGTTGATAGGGATAAATTTACAGCGCACCTAATGCAGTTTGATCAGAGATGGAAGGAATTCGGTGCTGTTTGTCGCGGTAGTGGAGCAAATGCCTTGATGGAAATAAAAAAAATTATAACAAGAGAATTTGAGGATACTTTATCCTCGTATGTCGTAACCCATGTAGGTGCGCTACATACAACAAAGGAATATCCGGAGATTGCCAGAATAATACGAACTGCTTTTTATAATGAACCGATCTTGCCCGGAAGTACGGTTAAGGGTGCTTTTATGACGGCATTCGTCAACAGTGGGATATCTAGATTTTATTTGGATAATTACTCAAATAACCTAAAGCATGATATCCAACATGATATGCCGAATGTAATCGGTCAGATGATATCTGTATCAGATTTTGATGTGATTGGTTCGCTGGACTGTTGTGGTATTAAAACCGCACATTATTCTCATCAGAAGCCTGCTAAACCTAAACAGCTTGGTAACTTGGAGTATGTTATCAAAAATACGAAATTTGTAGGTAAGGTAAGATTAACTAGACTGATTGGCGGATATTCTTCTAAATATAAGGAAATAACCGGTAAAGACGTGGATAAATTCTCAAATGATTTTTTTGAGTATTTGAATGATTTTTATGCTTACGATGTAAAGGTAAAGGAAACAAAAGAACTGTACTATGATGGACTCAATTTTGATTTGCCGGATAAATCTCCTGGAACAGCTTTTTTTAAGCTTGGACTGCATAGCGGTGCATATTCCCGAACCCTTCATCCAGATCAGGAAATCACTGTTAAAAATAGGTCTAACAGAGAAAAAATACAGACAACTATATGGACCATTGATAATCTGCCGATGGCTTGGTGTGCCATTAAGGCAATAGATGAAAGCTCCTATCGGGATTACCGAAAAGAAGTCTCAATTCGCCGAGAGAATTACGAAGATCAATTGCATGATTCCAGAAGACTTGCAAGCCTATCAATGGAAAAGGTGAGAGCAAGACATGAAGAGGAGCAGAGACGAGTAGATGAGGGAAAAAAACTGGACTTACTAAAGAAACAAGAGGCAGAACTTGAGAAAAAGAAACTGGATGATATGTCTGATTTTGACAGGTTGATTTATCAGATTAGTCATTTTGATTCTTCAGAAACAAATATTAATATTGTTATGAATGAATTCAATAAGATTGATGCTTATAAGGAAAATAATAAAACAAATTTAGCAAAAGCGATAAAAGATTATTTTTGTATGGTGGGTAAATGGGCGGGTAAGTTATCTGATAAACAACAAAAAAAGGTTGATAAAATCAAATCTATTCTACAAGAATAA
- the csm2 gene encoding type III-A CRISPR-associated protein Csm2, with translation MENIKEEIIVVEIVFWKDKGKQQITIDLFSVKAEEIIKSISFKDNRGNEKRELDKNQIRRFYNDVVVISSKINNAKDKELEFEKQLPYLNMINAKVAYSKARKLITGDNFSDYIKKSIQQVNDLDDFKVFCSLFESVIAYFGK, from the coding sequence CTGGAAAATATAAAGGAGGAAATAATTGTGGTAGAGATAGTATTTTGGAAAGATAAGGGGAAGCAACAGATAACAATTGATTTGTTTTCAGTTAAAGCAGAAGAAATAATAAAAAGTATTTCATTTAAAGATAATCGTGGAAATGAAAAGAGAGAATTAGATAAAAATCAAATTAGACGCTTTTACAATGATGTAGTCGTAATTAGTAGCAAAATTAATAATGCCAAAGATAAAGAGTTGGAATTTGAAAAACAGTTGCCATATTTAAATATGATTAATGCAAAAGTAGCATACTCAAAAGCAAGGAAGCTTATAACTGGTGACAATTTTTCTGATTATATAAAGAAAAGTATTCAGCAGGTGAATGATCTGGATGATTTTAAAGTATTTTGTAGTCTGTTTGAGTCAGTTATCGCATATTTTGGTAAATAA
- the cas1 gene encoding CRISPR-associated endonuclease Cas1, translating into MPALYLMELGAIMGVEGECFKVSCRDVTSTIPIIKVDSVLVFGGTQITTHAIAELLERDIPTTFLSSNGRYYGRLASTDTKAVELKVEQYKKLEDNGFRTSFAKACVKGKILNSLYILKNLNRERKIPEVAEGIKRMYAIIGTLEEKDNLESIRGCEGSAAAMYFSIIPLLLKNRFGFSGRNRRPPKDPLNSLLSFIYTLLMYSVYTAVSITGLDPAIGYLHEYTDNRPALPLDLMEEFRALFADQVIIDLINHSMIDEDDFYEGDTEDKPVLINTDLRRKVVERFEKRLSTQVLYKGDNISYRRVLEMQARSLVRYIRTGEPYTPFIQQ; encoded by the coding sequence ATGCCGGCATTATATCTTATGGAATTGGGAGCCATTATGGGCGTTGAAGGGGAGTGCTTCAAGGTCAGTTGCCGAGATGTCACCAGTACCATCCCTATTATCAAAGTTGATTCTGTGCTGGTATTTGGCGGAACGCAGATCACCACACATGCTATTGCGGAACTCTTGGAGCGGGATATTCCCACTACATTCCTCTCATCAAACGGGCGTTATTACGGGCGATTGGCTTCAACCGATACCAAGGCTGTTGAGCTTAAAGTCGAACAATATAAAAAGCTAGAGGATAATGGGTTTAGGACTAGTTTTGCCAAAGCATGTGTTAAAGGAAAAATCCTTAATAGTTTGTATATTCTTAAAAATCTTAATCGTGAACGGAAGATACCTGAAGTGGCTGAGGGTATTAAAAGAATGTATGCCATCATTGGCACTCTTGAAGAAAAAGATAATTTAGAGAGTATTAGGGGCTGTGAAGGGTCGGCGGCGGCTATGTATTTTAGCATAATACCGCTGTTGCTCAAGAACCGGTTCGGTTTTAGCGGGCGAAATCGCAGACCTCCGAAAGACCCGCTCAATTCGCTGCTGAGTTTTATTTATACGTTGCTGATGTATAGTGTTTATACTGCAGTTTCTATTACCGGACTTGACCCGGCCATCGGGTATCTTCACGAATATACTGACAACCGCCCAGCCTTGCCACTGGACCTCATGGAAGAGTTCCGGGCACTTTTTGCCGATCAGGTAATAATTGATCTCATTAATCACAGTATGATTGATGAGGATGATTTTTACGAAGGTGATACCGAAGATAAACCAGTGCTGATTAATACTGATCTACGCCGCAAGGTGGTGGAACGGTTCGAAAAAAGGCTGTCGACGCAGGTCCTTTATAAAGGGGATAATATTAGCTACAGGCGGGTACTGGAGATGCAGGCTAGATCACTGGTTCGATATATCAGAACCGGAGAACCCTATACTCCGTTTATACAACAATGA
- the cas2 gene encoding CRISPR-associated endonuclease Cas2: MFVIVTFDIVQAPTRREMGRRIYRVAKVMKAFGHRVQKSVFECHLDNPQIETLKMRIMMEINIELGDNVRFYKVCNSCFEKIEVLGMEGVTEDQEVYIF; encoded by the coding sequence ATGTTTGTTATTGTAACTTTTGATATTGTGCAGGCACCTACCAGGCGTGAGATGGGAAGGCGCATATATCGTGTTGCTAAGGTGATGAAAGCCTTTGGTCACCGGGTGCAGAAGTCGGTATTTGAGTGCCATCTGGATAATCCGCAGATTGAGACGCTTAAAATGCGGATTATGATGGAAATCAATATCGAGCTGGGAGACAATGTGAGATTTTATAAAGTGTGCAATTCCTGCTTTGAAAAAATTGAAGTGTTGGGCATGGAGGGAGTTACTGAGGATCAGGAAGTATATATATTTTAG